CGACCTCGTCGACGTCGACGAGGATTCGGAACTCCACGAGGAGTACAGCGACCGTGTCCCCTACGTGCTCGTCGACGGGACGCCGAAGTTCAAGTACCGGGTCGATCCCGCAAAAGCGCGGATGGAGCTGAAACGATACAGTTGAGAGAAC
This genomic window from Natranaeroarchaeum aerophilus contains:
- a CDS encoding glutaredoxin family protein, which codes for MADPVPITVYTREDCHLCDEAVDTLERIADSEGVEIAIDLVDVDEDSELHEEYSDRVPYVLVDGTPKFKYRVDPAKARMELKRYS